A single genomic interval of Festucalex cinctus isolate MCC-2025b chromosome 16, RoL_Fcin_1.0, whole genome shotgun sequence harbors:
- the LOC144004323 gene encoding FERM domain-containing protein 7 isoform X1 has product MDERQTRTWTRRKVCRETKFRLRVVFLDDSERTFEVEQNVLGCDFYNKVCGHLKLLEKEYFGLEYRHHGGNYVSLIMSRAHEGRWNLDSFLLVWQVWLELLKPLAKQIKYTRELFFRFMVKFFPPDPGQLKRGLTRYLFALQVKQDLSNGSLTCNDNSAALLVSHILQSELGDYDEELDCRHLQMKHYVPNQEHLDHKILRFHKKHRGLSPSESDVQLLELARKLDMYGIRPQSASDGEGTRINLAVTHTGVLVFQGNTKINAFSWAKIRKLSFKRKHFLIKLHAAVGPSRKDTLEFCMATRDVCKAFWKTCVEYHAFFRLAEEPKAAHKTMLLSTKGSSFRYSGRTQKQLLECLGSSEKRSSHFDRTSRQADYDPRQCRSSPDLLSDVSKQQYEDAFPRSACALERDQPYATPRCRSLARVTPLSPQVRPPSSARDRAPRPAGVYSNRLRRRPVPHPDAAQRLVLLYPNSPAYHYHPVLPTFPRPYFSDCAASLECLQRPRRRDGRPRPSFYGPAGAYHAGSNGAGLMGRTEAGHYSDDCNFLPGLPRQPDVNFHLPASEFRPLGYYPHLTRPSRPTYLPLNASPLPERPTGSYSDSEPEVFYPYYCPPPPLGRMLQHGRPAARMRFSSGSLQLDEEDKEEVKKENKGVTKVTL; this is encoded by the exons ATGGACGAGCGGCAGACGCGCACATGGACACGCCGCAAAGTCTGTAGGGAGACTAAATTTAGACTGCGCGTGGTTTTCCTGGACGACAGTGAACGCACCTTCGAGGTGGAG caaaacgtttTGGGCTGCGACTTCTACAACAAAGTGTGCGGTCACCTGAAGCTGCTGGAGAAGGAATACTTCGGCCTGGAGTACCGACACCACGGCGGCAACTACGTGAGCTTGATCATGTCACGTGCGCACGAGGGACGATGGAATTTGGACTCATTTTTGCTTGTTTGGCAGGTGTGGCTGGAGCTGCTCAAGCCGCTAGCAAAACAGATTAAAT ACACCAGAGAGCTGTTCTTCCGGTTCATGGTTAAGTTTTTCCCTCCGGACCCCGGACAACTAAAGAGGGGCCTCACTCG CTACCTTTTCGCTTTGCAGGTCAAGCAGGACCTGTCCAACGGCAGTTTGACCTGTAATGACAACAGCGCCGCCCTGCTGGTCTCTCACATACTGCAGT CAGAACTTGGGGACTATGATGAGGAACTGGACTGTCGCCACCTGCAGATGAAGCACTACGTCCCCAATCAGGAGCACCTGGACCACAAGATCCTCCGCTTCCACAAGAAACACAG GGGCTTGTCTCCGTCCGAGTCAGACGTCCAGCTGCTGGAGTTGGCCAGAAAACTTGACATGTACGGCATCAGGCCGCAGTCGGCCAGCGACGGCGAGGGCACGCGCATCAATCTGGCTGTCACGCACACGGGCGTGCTGGTTTTTCAG GGAAACACAAAGATCAACGCGTTCAGCTGGGCCAAGAttcgcaaactgagcttcaAGCGCAAACATTTCCTCATCAAGCTTCATGCCGCCGTTGGG CCGTCCCGCAAGGACACGCTGGAGTTCTGCATGGCCACTCGGGACGTGTGCAAGGCGTTTTGGAAAACATGCGTGGAGTACCACGCCTTCTTCCGGCTAGCCGAAGAGCCCAAGGCGGCGCACAAGACGATGCTGCTGTCAACAAAAGGCTCAAGTTTTAGATATAG CGGGCGCACACAGAAACAGCTGCTGGAATGTTTGGGATCGAGCGAGAAGAGGTCTTCGCACTTTGACAG AACTTCGCGTCAGGCGGACTACGACCCCCGGCAGTGCCGATCTTCTCCTGATCTCCTCAGCGACGTCTCCAAACAA CAGTACGAGGACGCCTTCCCCCGGTCCGCTTGTGCCTTAGAGCGCGACCAGCCGTATGCCACTCCGAGGTGTCGTAGCCTCGCCCGGGTCACACCCCTCTCGCCGCAGGTACGACCGCCCTCCTCCGCCAGGGACCGAGCGCCGAGGCCGGCCGGCGTCTACAGCAACCGCTTGCGACGCCGGCCCGTCCCGCACCCGGATGCAGCGCAGCGGCTGGTTCTCCTGTACCCCAACAGTCCCGCCTACCACTACCACCCGGTGCTGCCGACGTTCCCGCGCCCATATTTCTCGGACTGCGCCGCCTCGTTGGAGTGCTTGCAGCGGCCGAGGCGGCGGGACGGGAGACCGCGGCCGTCTTTCTACGGGCCGGCGGGGGCGTACCACGCGGGGAGCAACGGGGCGGGGTTAATGGGCCGGACAGAGGCGGGGCATTACAGCGACGACTGCAACTTCCTTCCGGGGCTCCCTCGCCAACCGGACGTCAATTTTCACCTCCCCGCGTCCGAATTCCGCCCCCTTGGGTACTATCCCCACTTGACGCGCCCAAGCAGGCCCACCTACCTCCCTCTCAACGCCTCCCCTCTGCCTGAACGCCCCACGGGGAGCTACAGTGACTCCGAGCCTGAAGTTTTCTACCCGTATTACTGCCCGCCGCCCCCGCTGGGAAGGATGCTGCAGCACGGCAGACCGGCGGCCCGGATGAGGTTCTCCTCTGGAAGCCTCCAGTTGGATGAGGAGGACAAGGAGGAGGTGAAAAAAGAGAACAAAGGCGTGACCAAGGTCACACTGTAG
- the LOC144004323 gene encoding FERM domain-containing protein 7 isoform X3, with amino-acid sequence MDERQTRTWTRRKVCRETKFRLRVVFLDDSERTFEVEQNVLGCDFYNKVCGHLKLLEKEYFGLEYRHHGGNYVWLELLKPLAKQIKYTRELFFRFMVKFFPPDPGQLKRGLTRYLFALQVKQDLSNGSLTCNDNSAALLVSHILQSELGDYDEELDCRHLQMKHYVPNQEHLDHKILRFHKKHRGLSPSESDVQLLELARKLDMYGIRPQSASDGEGTRINLAVTHTGVLVFQGNTKINAFSWAKIRKLSFKRKHFLIKLHAAVGPSRKDTLEFCMATRDVCKAFWKTCVEYHAFFRLAEEPKAAHKTMLLSTKGSSFRYSGRTQKQLLECLGSSEKRSSHFDRTSRQADYDPRQCRSSPDLLSDVSKQQYEDAFPRSACALERDQPYATPRCRSLARVTPLSPQVRPPSSARDRAPRPAGVYSNRLRRRPVPHPDAAQRLVLLYPNSPAYHYHPVLPTFPRPYFSDCAASLECLQRPRRRDGRPRPSFYGPAGAYHAGSNGAGLMGRTEAGHYSDDCNFLPGLPRQPDVNFHLPASEFRPLGYYPHLTRPSRPTYLPLNASPLPERPTGSYSDSEPEVFYPYYCPPPPLGRMLQHGRPAARMRFSSGSLQLDEEDKEEVKKENKGVTKVTL; translated from the exons ATGGACGAGCGGCAGACGCGCACATGGACACGCCGCAAAGTCTGTAGGGAGACTAAATTTAGACTGCGCGTGGTTTTCCTGGACGACAGTGAACGCACCTTCGAGGTGGAG caaaacgtttTGGGCTGCGACTTCTACAACAAAGTGTGCGGTCACCTGAAGCTGCTGGAGAAGGAATACTTCGGCCTGGAGTACCGACACCACGGCGGCAACTAC GTGTGGCTGGAGCTGCTCAAGCCGCTAGCAAAACAGATTAAAT ACACCAGAGAGCTGTTCTTCCGGTTCATGGTTAAGTTTTTCCCTCCGGACCCCGGACAACTAAAGAGGGGCCTCACTCG CTACCTTTTCGCTTTGCAGGTCAAGCAGGACCTGTCCAACGGCAGTTTGACCTGTAATGACAACAGCGCCGCCCTGCTGGTCTCTCACATACTGCAGT CAGAACTTGGGGACTATGATGAGGAACTGGACTGTCGCCACCTGCAGATGAAGCACTACGTCCCCAATCAGGAGCACCTGGACCACAAGATCCTCCGCTTCCACAAGAAACACAG GGGCTTGTCTCCGTCCGAGTCAGACGTCCAGCTGCTGGAGTTGGCCAGAAAACTTGACATGTACGGCATCAGGCCGCAGTCGGCCAGCGACGGCGAGGGCACGCGCATCAATCTGGCTGTCACGCACACGGGCGTGCTGGTTTTTCAG GGAAACACAAAGATCAACGCGTTCAGCTGGGCCAAGAttcgcaaactgagcttcaAGCGCAAACATTTCCTCATCAAGCTTCATGCCGCCGTTGGG CCGTCCCGCAAGGACACGCTGGAGTTCTGCATGGCCACTCGGGACGTGTGCAAGGCGTTTTGGAAAACATGCGTGGAGTACCACGCCTTCTTCCGGCTAGCCGAAGAGCCCAAGGCGGCGCACAAGACGATGCTGCTGTCAACAAAAGGCTCAAGTTTTAGATATAG CGGGCGCACACAGAAACAGCTGCTGGAATGTTTGGGATCGAGCGAGAAGAGGTCTTCGCACTTTGACAG AACTTCGCGTCAGGCGGACTACGACCCCCGGCAGTGCCGATCTTCTCCTGATCTCCTCAGCGACGTCTCCAAACAA CAGTACGAGGACGCCTTCCCCCGGTCCGCTTGTGCCTTAGAGCGCGACCAGCCGTATGCCACTCCGAGGTGTCGTAGCCTCGCCCGGGTCACACCCCTCTCGCCGCAGGTACGACCGCCCTCCTCCGCCAGGGACCGAGCGCCGAGGCCGGCCGGCGTCTACAGCAACCGCTTGCGACGCCGGCCCGTCCCGCACCCGGATGCAGCGCAGCGGCTGGTTCTCCTGTACCCCAACAGTCCCGCCTACCACTACCACCCGGTGCTGCCGACGTTCCCGCGCCCATATTTCTCGGACTGCGCCGCCTCGTTGGAGTGCTTGCAGCGGCCGAGGCGGCGGGACGGGAGACCGCGGCCGTCTTTCTACGGGCCGGCGGGGGCGTACCACGCGGGGAGCAACGGGGCGGGGTTAATGGGCCGGACAGAGGCGGGGCATTACAGCGACGACTGCAACTTCCTTCCGGGGCTCCCTCGCCAACCGGACGTCAATTTTCACCTCCCCGCGTCCGAATTCCGCCCCCTTGGGTACTATCCCCACTTGACGCGCCCAAGCAGGCCCACCTACCTCCCTCTCAACGCCTCCCCTCTGCCTGAACGCCCCACGGGGAGCTACAGTGACTCCGAGCCTGAAGTTTTCTACCCGTATTACTGCCCGCCGCCCCCGCTGGGAAGGATGCTGCAGCACGGCAGACCGGCGGCCCGGATGAGGTTCTCCTCTGGAAGCCTCCAGTTGGATGAGGAGGACAAGGAGGAGGTGAAAAAAGAGAACAAAGGCGTGACCAAGGTCACACTGTAG
- the LOC144004323 gene encoding FERM domain-containing protein 7 isoform X2 gives MDERQTRTWTRRKVCRETKFRLRVVFLDDSERTFEVEQNVLGCDFYNKVCGHLKLLEKEYFGLEYRHHGGNYVSLIMSRAHEGRWNLDSFLLVWQVWLELLKPLAKQIKYTRELFFRFMVKFFPPDPGQLKRGLTRYLFALQVKQDLSNGSLTCNDNSAALLVSHILQSELGDYDEELDCRHLQMKHYVPNQEHLDHKILRFHKKHRGLSPSESDVQLLELARKLDMYGIRPQSASDGEGTRINLAVTHTGVLVFQGNTKINAFSWAKIRKLSFKRKHFLIKLHAAVGPSRKDTLEFCMATRDVCKAFWKTCVEYHAFFRLAEEPKAAHKTMLLSTKGSSFRYSGRTQKQLLECLGSSEKRSSHFDRTSRQADYDPRQCRSSPDLLSDVSKQYEDAFPRSACALERDQPYATPRCRSLARVTPLSPQVRPPSSARDRAPRPAGVYSNRLRRRPVPHPDAAQRLVLLYPNSPAYHYHPVLPTFPRPYFSDCAASLECLQRPRRRDGRPRPSFYGPAGAYHAGSNGAGLMGRTEAGHYSDDCNFLPGLPRQPDVNFHLPASEFRPLGYYPHLTRPSRPTYLPLNASPLPERPTGSYSDSEPEVFYPYYCPPPPLGRMLQHGRPAARMRFSSGSLQLDEEDKEEVKKENKGVTKVTL, from the exons ATGGACGAGCGGCAGACGCGCACATGGACACGCCGCAAAGTCTGTAGGGAGACTAAATTTAGACTGCGCGTGGTTTTCCTGGACGACAGTGAACGCACCTTCGAGGTGGAG caaaacgtttTGGGCTGCGACTTCTACAACAAAGTGTGCGGTCACCTGAAGCTGCTGGAGAAGGAATACTTCGGCCTGGAGTACCGACACCACGGCGGCAACTACGTGAGCTTGATCATGTCACGTGCGCACGAGGGACGATGGAATTTGGACTCATTTTTGCTTGTTTGGCAGGTGTGGCTGGAGCTGCTCAAGCCGCTAGCAAAACAGATTAAAT ACACCAGAGAGCTGTTCTTCCGGTTCATGGTTAAGTTTTTCCCTCCGGACCCCGGACAACTAAAGAGGGGCCTCACTCG CTACCTTTTCGCTTTGCAGGTCAAGCAGGACCTGTCCAACGGCAGTTTGACCTGTAATGACAACAGCGCCGCCCTGCTGGTCTCTCACATACTGCAGT CAGAACTTGGGGACTATGATGAGGAACTGGACTGTCGCCACCTGCAGATGAAGCACTACGTCCCCAATCAGGAGCACCTGGACCACAAGATCCTCCGCTTCCACAAGAAACACAG GGGCTTGTCTCCGTCCGAGTCAGACGTCCAGCTGCTGGAGTTGGCCAGAAAACTTGACATGTACGGCATCAGGCCGCAGTCGGCCAGCGACGGCGAGGGCACGCGCATCAATCTGGCTGTCACGCACACGGGCGTGCTGGTTTTTCAG GGAAACACAAAGATCAACGCGTTCAGCTGGGCCAAGAttcgcaaactgagcttcaAGCGCAAACATTTCCTCATCAAGCTTCATGCCGCCGTTGGG CCGTCCCGCAAGGACACGCTGGAGTTCTGCATGGCCACTCGGGACGTGTGCAAGGCGTTTTGGAAAACATGCGTGGAGTACCACGCCTTCTTCCGGCTAGCCGAAGAGCCCAAGGCGGCGCACAAGACGATGCTGCTGTCAACAAAAGGCTCAAGTTTTAGATATAG CGGGCGCACACAGAAACAGCTGCTGGAATGTTTGGGATCGAGCGAGAAGAGGTCTTCGCACTTTGACAG AACTTCGCGTCAGGCGGACTACGACCCCCGGCAGTGCCGATCTTCTCCTGATCTCCTCAGCGACGTCTCCAAACAA TACGAGGACGCCTTCCCCCGGTCCGCTTGTGCCTTAGAGCGCGACCAGCCGTATGCCACTCCGAGGTGTCGTAGCCTCGCCCGGGTCACACCCCTCTCGCCGCAGGTACGACCGCCCTCCTCCGCCAGGGACCGAGCGCCGAGGCCGGCCGGCGTCTACAGCAACCGCTTGCGACGCCGGCCCGTCCCGCACCCGGATGCAGCGCAGCGGCTGGTTCTCCTGTACCCCAACAGTCCCGCCTACCACTACCACCCGGTGCTGCCGACGTTCCCGCGCCCATATTTCTCGGACTGCGCCGCCTCGTTGGAGTGCTTGCAGCGGCCGAGGCGGCGGGACGGGAGACCGCGGCCGTCTTTCTACGGGCCGGCGGGGGCGTACCACGCGGGGAGCAACGGGGCGGGGTTAATGGGCCGGACAGAGGCGGGGCATTACAGCGACGACTGCAACTTCCTTCCGGGGCTCCCTCGCCAACCGGACGTCAATTTTCACCTCCCCGCGTCCGAATTCCGCCCCCTTGGGTACTATCCCCACTTGACGCGCCCAAGCAGGCCCACCTACCTCCCTCTCAACGCCTCCCCTCTGCCTGAACGCCCCACGGGGAGCTACAGTGACTCCGAGCCTGAAGTTTTCTACCCGTATTACTGCCCGCCGCCCCCGCTGGGAAGGATGCTGCAGCACGGCAGACCGGCGGCCCGGATGAGGTTCTCCTCTGGAAGCCTCCAGTTGGATGAGGAGGACAAGGAGGAGGTGAAAAAAGAGAACAAAGGCGTGACCAAGGTCACACTGTAG
- the LOC144004323 gene encoding FERM domain-containing protein 7 isoform X5 yields MDERQTRTWTRRKVCRETKFRLRVVFLDDSERTFEVEQNVLGCDFYNKVCGHLKLLEKEYFGLEYRHHGGNYVSLIMSRAHEGRWNLDSFLLVWQVWLELLKPLAKQIKYTRELFFRFMVKFFPPDPGQLKRGLTRYLFALQVKQDLSNGSLTCNDNSAALLVSHILQSELGDYDEELDCRHLQMKHYVPNQEHLDHKILRFHKKHRGLSPSESDVQLLELARKLDMYGIRPQSASDGEGTRINLAVTHTGVLVFQGNTKINAFSWAKIRKLSFKRKHFLIKLHAAVGPSRKDTLEFCMATRDVCKAFWKTCVEYHAFFRLAEEPKAAHKTMLLSTKGSSFRYSGRTQKQLLECLGSSEKRSSHFDRTSRQADYDPRQCRSSPDLLSDVSKQYEDAFPRSACALERDQPYATPRCRSLARVTPLSPQSRLPLPPGAADVPAPIFLGLRRLVGVLAAAEAAGRETAAVFLRAGGGVPRGEQRGGVNGPDRGGALQRRLQLPSGAPSPTGRQFSPPRVRIPPPWVLSPLDAPKQAHLPPSQRLPSA; encoded by the exons ATGGACGAGCGGCAGACGCGCACATGGACACGCCGCAAAGTCTGTAGGGAGACTAAATTTAGACTGCGCGTGGTTTTCCTGGACGACAGTGAACGCACCTTCGAGGTGGAG caaaacgtttTGGGCTGCGACTTCTACAACAAAGTGTGCGGTCACCTGAAGCTGCTGGAGAAGGAATACTTCGGCCTGGAGTACCGACACCACGGCGGCAACTACGTGAGCTTGATCATGTCACGTGCGCACGAGGGACGATGGAATTTGGACTCATTTTTGCTTGTTTGGCAGGTGTGGCTGGAGCTGCTCAAGCCGCTAGCAAAACAGATTAAAT ACACCAGAGAGCTGTTCTTCCGGTTCATGGTTAAGTTTTTCCCTCCGGACCCCGGACAACTAAAGAGGGGCCTCACTCG CTACCTTTTCGCTTTGCAGGTCAAGCAGGACCTGTCCAACGGCAGTTTGACCTGTAATGACAACAGCGCCGCCCTGCTGGTCTCTCACATACTGCAGT CAGAACTTGGGGACTATGATGAGGAACTGGACTGTCGCCACCTGCAGATGAAGCACTACGTCCCCAATCAGGAGCACCTGGACCACAAGATCCTCCGCTTCCACAAGAAACACAG GGGCTTGTCTCCGTCCGAGTCAGACGTCCAGCTGCTGGAGTTGGCCAGAAAACTTGACATGTACGGCATCAGGCCGCAGTCGGCCAGCGACGGCGAGGGCACGCGCATCAATCTGGCTGTCACGCACACGGGCGTGCTGGTTTTTCAG GGAAACACAAAGATCAACGCGTTCAGCTGGGCCAAGAttcgcaaactgagcttcaAGCGCAAACATTTCCTCATCAAGCTTCATGCCGCCGTTGGG CCGTCCCGCAAGGACACGCTGGAGTTCTGCATGGCCACTCGGGACGTGTGCAAGGCGTTTTGGAAAACATGCGTGGAGTACCACGCCTTCTTCCGGCTAGCCGAAGAGCCCAAGGCGGCGCACAAGACGATGCTGCTGTCAACAAAAGGCTCAAGTTTTAGATATAG CGGGCGCACACAGAAACAGCTGCTGGAATGTTTGGGATCGAGCGAGAAGAGGTCTTCGCACTTTGACAG AACTTCGCGTCAGGCGGACTACGACCCCCGGCAGTGCCGATCTTCTCCTGATCTCCTCAGCGACGTCTCCAAACAA TACGAGGACGCCTTCCCCCGGTCCGCTTGTGCCTTAGAGCGCGACCAGCCGTATGCCACTCCGAGGTGTCGTAGCCTCGCCCGGGTCACACCCCTCTCGCCGCAG TCCCGCCTACCACTACCACCCGGTGCTGCCGACGTTCCCGCGCCCATATTTCTCGGACTGCGCCGCCTCGTTGGAGTGCTTGCAGCGGCCGAGGCGGCGGGACGGGAGACCGCGGCCGTCTTTCTACGGGCCGGCGGGGGCGTACCACGCGGGGAGCAACGGGGCGGGGTTAATGGGCCGGACAGAGGCGGGGCATTACAGCGACGACTGCAACTTCCTTCCGGGGCTCCCTCGCCAACCGGACGTCAATTTTCACCTCCCCGCGTCCGAATTCCGCCCCCTTGGGTACTATCCCCACTTGACGCGCCCAAGCAGGCCCACCTACCTCCCTCTCAACGCCTCCCCTCTGCCTGA
- the LOC144004323 gene encoding FERM domain-containing protein 7 isoform X4, giving the protein MDERQTRTWTRRKVCRETKFRLRVVFLDDSERTFEVEQNVLGCDFYNKVCGHLKLLEKEYFGLEYRHHGGNYVSLIMSRAHEGRWNLDSFLLVWQVWLELLKPLAKQIKYTRELFFRFMVKFFPPDPGQLKRGLTRYLFALQVKQDLSNGSLTCNDNSAALLVSHILQSELGDYDEELDCRHLQMKHYVPNQEHLDHKILRFHKKHRGLSPSESDVQLLELARKLDMYGIRPQSASDGEGTRINLAVTHTGVLVFQGNTKINAFSWAKIRKLSFKRKHFLIKLHAAVGPSRKDTLEFCMATRDVCKAFWKTCVEYHAFFRLAEEPKAAHKTMLLSTKGSSFRYSGRTQKQLLECLGSSEKRSSHFDRTSRQADYDPRQCRSSPDLLSDVSKQQYEDAFPRSACALERDQPYATPRCRSLARVTPLSPQSRLPLPPGAADVPAPIFLGLRRLVGVLAAAEAAGRETAAVFLRAGGGVPRGEQRGGVNGPDRGGALQRRLQLPSGAPSPTGRQFSPPRVRIPPPWVLSPLDAPKQAHLPPSQRLPSA; this is encoded by the exons ATGGACGAGCGGCAGACGCGCACATGGACACGCCGCAAAGTCTGTAGGGAGACTAAATTTAGACTGCGCGTGGTTTTCCTGGACGACAGTGAACGCACCTTCGAGGTGGAG caaaacgtttTGGGCTGCGACTTCTACAACAAAGTGTGCGGTCACCTGAAGCTGCTGGAGAAGGAATACTTCGGCCTGGAGTACCGACACCACGGCGGCAACTACGTGAGCTTGATCATGTCACGTGCGCACGAGGGACGATGGAATTTGGACTCATTTTTGCTTGTTTGGCAGGTGTGGCTGGAGCTGCTCAAGCCGCTAGCAAAACAGATTAAAT ACACCAGAGAGCTGTTCTTCCGGTTCATGGTTAAGTTTTTCCCTCCGGACCCCGGACAACTAAAGAGGGGCCTCACTCG CTACCTTTTCGCTTTGCAGGTCAAGCAGGACCTGTCCAACGGCAGTTTGACCTGTAATGACAACAGCGCCGCCCTGCTGGTCTCTCACATACTGCAGT CAGAACTTGGGGACTATGATGAGGAACTGGACTGTCGCCACCTGCAGATGAAGCACTACGTCCCCAATCAGGAGCACCTGGACCACAAGATCCTCCGCTTCCACAAGAAACACAG GGGCTTGTCTCCGTCCGAGTCAGACGTCCAGCTGCTGGAGTTGGCCAGAAAACTTGACATGTACGGCATCAGGCCGCAGTCGGCCAGCGACGGCGAGGGCACGCGCATCAATCTGGCTGTCACGCACACGGGCGTGCTGGTTTTTCAG GGAAACACAAAGATCAACGCGTTCAGCTGGGCCAAGAttcgcaaactgagcttcaAGCGCAAACATTTCCTCATCAAGCTTCATGCCGCCGTTGGG CCGTCCCGCAAGGACACGCTGGAGTTCTGCATGGCCACTCGGGACGTGTGCAAGGCGTTTTGGAAAACATGCGTGGAGTACCACGCCTTCTTCCGGCTAGCCGAAGAGCCCAAGGCGGCGCACAAGACGATGCTGCTGTCAACAAAAGGCTCAAGTTTTAGATATAG CGGGCGCACACAGAAACAGCTGCTGGAATGTTTGGGATCGAGCGAGAAGAGGTCTTCGCACTTTGACAG AACTTCGCGTCAGGCGGACTACGACCCCCGGCAGTGCCGATCTTCTCCTGATCTCCTCAGCGACGTCTCCAAACAA CAGTACGAGGACGCCTTCCCCCGGTCCGCTTGTGCCTTAGAGCGCGACCAGCCGTATGCCACTCCGAGGTGTCGTAGCCTCGCCCGGGTCACACCCCTCTCGCCGCAG TCCCGCCTACCACTACCACCCGGTGCTGCCGACGTTCCCGCGCCCATATTTCTCGGACTGCGCCGCCTCGTTGGAGTGCTTGCAGCGGCCGAGGCGGCGGGACGGGAGACCGCGGCCGTCTTTCTACGGGCCGGCGGGGGCGTACCACGCGGGGAGCAACGGGGCGGGGTTAATGGGCCGGACAGAGGCGGGGCATTACAGCGACGACTGCAACTTCCTTCCGGGGCTCCCTCGCCAACCGGACGTCAATTTTCACCTCCCCGCGTCCGAATTCCGCCCCCTTGGGTACTATCCCCACTTGACGCGCCCAAGCAGGCCCACCTACCTCCCTCTCAACGCCTCCCCTCTGCCTGA